The sequence TGCAGGCGGTTCAAATCTAGCACACCAAATTCAACTGGATCGAACTCGCGTAGTGCTGCGTGTATTTTATCCAATTCGGGCCAGAAATTAGCGTTGGTGCGGCGGACACCATACTGGTTCACGAGCTTTGTGTAATCGTCTTTGCTCTTCAACGCGCCAACGGCATCGACAAATTCGGCCAGTTGTTCTACGTCCAGATCAAAGAATGCAATGGGGTATGCGCCAGTAAACCCGTTGGTTACGGTAACGTCATTCTCTTCGGGAACAAGGTATTTATCTTCCCTGAACATGGACGTAATGTTCAAGTGCGCGTTGTTACGTAAGAGCGACGCGGCAAAATGCTGCTCCCCGTCATGAATATACAGGTAAGTATTTTCGGGCAGGGCTTCGGTGGTTTTTCCTTTAATCTTGGCCAGGCGTTGAAGCGCCTTGCGCACCACTTTGTTGTCGATTTTGTCGAGATCGCGACGGCGATTTACCGCATTGCCCAGGCGCTCTTCCAATAAGCTAAAGAGCTCAACTTTAGGCGTGCTGGAACGGTAGTCGATGTCCGGTTCTACGCGATTGTCCAGGGCCGGGTGTTTTAAATAATCGAGCACCTCGGGTGATGCCTCGCGATACCAGTTTTGGCGCTCTTGTGCGCGGGTTTCCGACGGCAGCATTAACAGGAAAGTCGATTCGCCATCCATGCGCAGGAAGTCCATATACAGGCGCGACATCAGCTGGTGGCCAACATTGCCATAGACATCGTAACTGGCAACCAGCAGGTAGTGGATACGCTCTAACAACGAATAGCCGATAACCCAGGCAGTTTGCGGCGGTGCGCCGACAAGCCCCTGTTCGACGGTGGCGCTATCGAAATGGCGAAAGATGGTTAACGCTGCATTTTTGTTATTTCCTTCTCCATCCCAGATCAAGTCCAGTGTAATTGAGCGGTTTTCATCCACCAATTGCTCTTTTAGGAAGGCTTCGCGCGCATTCAGCAGTTTCTTCTGTTTGTGTGAATAATGGAGCCAGGTGGAGAGTGGTAAATACACATCGCTGTCGGCATTGGGAAGATCGTAATAGTCGGCATTTTCCTGTAAGAACTCCGCGACCTTGGCTTCAGAAATAACCTCTGGGTCGACAAAGAATACCCAGAAATGATCCTTGATCACGTTCAGTGCCGCCTGACCGCGACAGACAGGTCCTTTGATAAAGTTCATGATTGAAAACTGCGCTTCTTTCAATAAAAACTTATAGCGGGATTTTACGGGCAGTTGCGCGAACGTCAAAAAGGGGTTTTCGATATGTTTTTTGTCGTAGCCGGGCAGGGTACCGACGGTGTAATTGGTGTTGAAGAAGAGTCCCTGCCAGAATTGCATGCGCTCCGTGTTCAGAGCGTATGGCATGTGGGTTTTGGCAACGATAGTTTCCTGCTCGCGCACCAAACGGTAGTAAAAATCCTGCGTGCCAGGGTCGTCTATCGGGCGGCGCGTACTCAGTAATTTCACCGGCTGCCCCGGCGGGGTATGGGAGCGCACAAGTTTAAAAAAAGTTGTTTGGTCCTGCTCGCTAAAGTACAAATGTGCGAGGAACAGGTGTTCATACAAGTACCGTGATACCAGCCGGCCTTTGTTGCCGGTGCGGTTGAAAAATGCTTCCCACTCATCGCGCTGGGCCTCCAGCTCTGTATCGAGCGGGCTGAGCGGAGTATAGCGGCCGCCTTCCTGCAGCCACTGCGTCAAGGTCGTGAATTCCTTATTTGATAAGCCAGGCAAGCCATAGGGCATGCCCCACTGGGGGTGCTCGTTCGCAAACGCGTCAAAATTTTCTGCCTGAGGGCAAAACTCATCTCGGTTAATACCAACCGGTACGTCTTTGGTAAGCGGCGTGTCGAGCATTACCGGGTGGTCAGCCTTTAACTGCAGCATGCGGTACATCACGCTGGCTTCACGATTCGCTTCTGTGGAAGGTTTGAATTCATTTAATACCGGGAAAAAACCACGTTCACGCCACGCTTCTACGCCGAACGCGTCCTGAAACAACCGCGATGGCGGTGCGGCGGTAAGCCGCTGTGGATGGTAGACCTTGTCTTTACTGGCACCGCGGGCCAGGCCTTCGGGTGCGGTTAACTTTAACTGGCAGGGTGCGTCGTAGCACGCGTGGCAAACAACGCAGCGGTTATCCAGCACGGGTTTTACGTCGCGCCAGTAGTCAACCTGGCTTTCGTCAATCGCAATAACTTCTCTGTCTTTTGCCGATGCGTTACCGTAGCGATCAACCAGGTTATTTGTCGTATAAACGGCGCAGGCGCCCAGTAGCAGAATGGCAGAAACAATAAGTAAACGGCTGGGCTTGAAGGTCATTAAGAGGGCCTGAATAGAATGGATTAAACAGTATAAAGGAATACTAAAGAGGTTGACTCGCAACAAATGTTTTTTTAGTGCCGCTCAAATGCGGTCGCACGGTAGATTGGATTTTACGCTAATTCTTTAAACCAGGTTTTGGTCTGCTTCACTGCGGTGCTGTGGTCAACAATAGGTTTGGGGTAACCACAGGATTCGGCTTCGATGACACTCGGCGCATGAATAGCTTTGTTGCTGAGATTTTTCAGCTCTGGCAGGTAGTGCCTTATGAACTCTCCGTTTGGGTCGAAGCGTTCTGATTGTCGCGTTGGATTAAAAATCCGGAAATAAGGCGCTGCGTCGACGCCGGTGGACGCAGACCACTGCCAGCCACCGTTGTTGGATGCGAGATCACCGTCCACTAAGTGTTGCATAAAAAAATCTTCCCCAAGCCGCCAATCGACGAACAGGTGCTTGGTCAAAAACATGGCTGTAATCATTCGCAGTCGATTGTGCATCCAACCCGTTTGTACGAGTTGTTTCATCGCAGCGTCGACAATCGGGAACCCGGTACGGCCTTCTTGCCAGGCTGTTAGCAGCTTTGAATCATGGCGCCAGGGCAGCCGCTCAGTGTTTTGTTGAAACGCCTTAAATTTGCAAAGGTCGGGATAGCCATAAAGTAGATGCCGGTAGAAATCACGCCAAACTAATTCGCTGAGCCAGGTCTGCGCACCC comes from Teredinibacter turnerae and encodes:
- a CDS encoding fatty acid cis/trans isomerase: MTFKPSRLLIVSAILLLGACAVYTTNNLVDRYGNASAKDREVIAIDESQVDYWRDVKPVLDNRCVVCHACYDAPCQLKLTAPEGLARGASKDKVYHPQRLTAAPPSRLFQDAFGVEAWRERGFFPVLNEFKPSTEANREASVMYRMLQLKADHPVMLDTPLTKDVPVGINRDEFCPQAENFDAFANEHPQWGMPYGLPGLSNKEFTTLTQWLQEGGRYTPLSPLDTELEAQRDEWEAFFNRTGNKGRLVSRYLYEHLFLAHLYFSEQDQTTFFKLVRSHTPPGQPVKLLSTRRPIDDPGTQDFYYRLVREQETIVAKTHMPYALNTERMQFWQGLFFNTNYTVGTLPGYDKKHIENPFLTFAQLPVKSRYKFLLKEAQFSIMNFIKGPVCRGQAALNVIKDHFWVFFVDPEVISEAKVAEFLQENADYYDLPNADSDVYLPLSTWLHYSHKQKKLLNAREAFLKEQLVDENRSITLDLIWDGEGNNKNAALTIFRHFDSATVEQGLVGAPPQTAWVIGYSLLERIHYLLVASYDVYGNVGHQLMSRLYMDFLRMDGESTFLLMLPSETRAQERQNWYREASPEVLDYLKHPALDNRVEPDIDYRSSTPKVELFSLLEERLGNAVNRRRDLDKIDNKVVRKALQRLAKIKGKTTEALPENTYLYIHDGEQHFAASLLRNNAHLNITSMFREDKYLVPEENDVTVTNGFTGAYPIAFFDLDVEQLAEFVDAVGALKSKDDYTKLVNQYGVRRTNANFWPELDKIHAALREFDPVEFGVLDLNRLQNR